In Vibrio fluvialis, the DNA window TTTCCTGACGCCAAATCTGATGGCGGTGCTGCAAGAGCAGTTTGATTTGCGCAGTATCACGACGGTTGAAAACGATTTGGCGACCATTCTCGCCGCGTAACAATACCTGGCCCTGCTTGCAGGGCCTATGAGCAAGAGGAGAAACATATATGTCTGCCTGGGCAGAACAAGACATTCTCGAATTAGTATGTGCGCGCAAATGGGCAGAAACCGCCGATTGTGTCAGCTTTGAGTTGGCATCACCTGATGCGTCTGTTGGGTTTGACTTCAAACCGGGGCAGTTTGCCAGCCTGGGTTTTGATATTGCAGGACAAACCGAGTACCGCGCTTATTCCATCAGTTCAATGCCACAGCAGCCGGTATTACGATTCACTGTCAAACGTGTGGCTGGCGGCAAAGTGTCCGGCCATGTATTGGAGTCGCTCAGTCAGGGGGACGTGATTCGCGTGATGAAGCCGCAAGGACTATTTAACAATGTCGATTGCGCGGCGCGCGATAAAGTGGTGCTGATCAGTGCTGGCTGTGGTATTACGCCGGTCATGTCGATGGCGCGTTCGTGGCTGGAGCAGGGGAATGTGGACATCGACTTTCTGCATGTCGCGCGCAGTTTAACGGAAACGATCTACGCCAACGAGTTGGAGCAACTGGGTCAACAGTATCCGCAGTTTCATCTAAAGCTGCTGCTCAAAGAGGCTGGCAGCACTCAGCATGCGCAAGGGCGATTGGATCAATCCTGGCTCAATACGTTGATTCCGGATTTGCATCAGCGAACGGTGTATCTGTGCGGGCCAGTAGGTTTTATGCAGGATGTGAAGCGCTACCTTGAGGCGCTCGATTTCGATATGCAGCACTTCTATCAGGAGAGCTTTACTCCAACCGTGGCTGAGAACACGCAGGCTTCTGTGGCTGAATCGGTTCGTGTACGTGTCGATGCCTTCGGCGCTGACATAGAAGCGCCCAGCGAGAGTTTGCTGCTCGAAGCGCTGGAAACCGGGCAGTTGCCAATTATCGCCGCGTGTCGCAGTGGAATTTGTGGTTCGTGCAAGTGCCGCGTCACCTCGGGAACAGTGCGCAGCCACAGTCAGGAAACGTTGAGTGCTGACGAAATAGAGCAGGGCTATGTGCTGGCCTGTTCAACAGTGCTGGAATCCGATGTAGAAATCGCTCTGAATTAGCTGAGGGCCAGTGACAGCTGGCCTTCACTCTCTTGCGCATTACCTGCTAGATAGTCAACAAATTCACGCGCAGGCAGAGGTTTCGAATAGAGATAACCCTGAATGTAATCCACCCCAAGTTCACGCAAAATGTCGAGCTGTTCCTGAGTTTCAACGCCCTCCACGATCACCTGCATATCTAAGCTCTGCGCGAGTTGTAGCATCGACATCAACAAGTTGTTGAGATGTGGCTCATGCCCCAGATTCTTCACGAATACCCGGTCAATTTTTAATGTATCGAAGTGGAATTGACGCACAAAGTTGAGACCCGAATAACCGGTACCGAAATCGTCTACTAACAAACGGATGCCAGCCTGACTGAGTAGTTGAAAATTACGCTCAACCATGTTCAGCTCATGGTCGGTGAAATCGCCGTTTTCGGTGATCTCAAACGCGATGTGCTGGGCAAACTTCGAGTTGGTCATCACCCGCTCCACCATGCGATAGGTAAAGGCGACATCACACATCAGGCTACGGTCGATGTTGACACTGACGTATTTTCCCTGCATCAGATCCGGGTTGCGTTCAATCAACTTCAGCGCTTTCTCAATCACAAAGTCAGTCAGTTGTTCGATAAATCCGAGGCGCTCGGCGAGCGGAATAAAAATCGTTGGCGGGATCTGCCCTTGCGTCGGATGATTCCAGCGTAATAACGCTTCACAACCAGTTACCTTCTGCGTTGAAGCCTGAATAATAGGCTGAAAATGAACACTAAACTGTTTGTCTTTCAGTGCATGTAATATTGAGCTTTCCAAGCTCTGTTTCTGTATCACTTTTTTGCGTTTATACAGATATACAGAAAGAATGATGAAATAGACGCACAGTAAGATCCACGCCTCACTATACAAAAAATGAACGTAAGTTTTTGGGGTTAAATAAAATTCTAATACTAAAGGGAATACTTGAGATTTAAATCCTAATGTTTTAATTATCCCATCAGCTTGCTTATTTAAAACTGGGTTATCGTAGATTTTTATAACAAACGGAAGATGATGATGACCAATCATGTTGGTGACAAGTCTCGTCAGATAACGCGGTGGAATCACCATACTGACACCGTTTAAATCATCATCGGCATAGAGATATATCACGGAGTGTGTTTTTGTTATGGCGGTTTTCGTGAACGTCAGAGTTTCATGGGTTGGGGAGGCGACCACACGTTGAAATACCGAGTTATAAATACGTACCGAAGACTCACCTTGTGAGCTGGTGCAATAAATTAATGGCGAGCCATGAAAGATACCGATTTCTTTTGCGTAGTCTGACTTGAAGACAAACTTTCGAAGGTTCTCTGCTACGTTACTGCATGGAACGTCTGTATGAACTTGGTCAATCAGGGATTGTGTTTGCTGGCGGGTGTGCTGCAGTGCCTGTTCAATCTGTGAGACTGATTGGTTACCCAAATAATCAAATAATCGATTGCTGTAAAATACGCAGATAAGTGCGTAGATTAATATTGATAAACCAAGCAAAAATATATGATGAATTAATGATTGGCGATTTAACTTACGCAATAAAAACTTAGGAGTTAATTGGGTTGTTAACATACAGTCGTGAATTCCGCCTCTGTCTCACTCTCACGGTGAGAGCGCGATATTCTTAAAGGTGGTTTAACCAGTCAACTTATTGTCATTGATAAATTTTTGACAAGCAAGATAGCCGATTAAACGAACTGTCATCTTCGTATATATGGATAAAAGAGTCAATGACTGACCGTATTTTAGCGTATCAGTGAGTACTTATATAAAGCTATTGTTGAATATAAATGGAAATAAGAAAATTGATCTGACTTTAATCGGTTTTAATAAAATATTAATGGTACAAAAATAATAAAAAACGCCCCGGGTTATCCGGGGCGTCAGCGGTTTTAGATAGAGTTAGTTGGCACCAACCGTGAGCTCTGCACCACTGTCTTCTGTTTTAAGGTGCGTTTTGCTATCAAGCAGGAATACTCGCTCTGGAGCAATATTGGCTTGGTCCACCAGATACGCTTTCACGGCTTTGGCGCGCTCTTCTGCCAGATTGCCTAACTGGTTTGGCGTGATGTTGGTCGAGTTAACCAACTGGTTGTAAAGGCCAAGCATTAACGTCGTCTGGATTTGCTCCTTGGTTATTTCCTTGCCTTCTGCACGCTCGGTCAGTTGTTGTTCAACCTTATTGCGTTCTTCACGAATGTTGAGACCCAGCTGCTTTTTGGCCAGTGATTCAACCGCATCGGCCAGTGGCGCTGATTCGGAAATTCGGCTCGCACTGAAATCGGTTGGCAGAGCATCCAGCCCACTTTGCTCCTGCAGTGCCTGCTGCACCTGCATTTCTGCCAGTGCTTTGCTGTCGTCCGCTTCAGACACCGATGCCGCGATGCTCAGTTTCAGTCCTGGGCGTGAGTCCAGAGCTTCAGCCAACTTGGTCAGACGTTCCTGCTCATCTTTATCCAGCTCTGTCGCGCCAAATGCAAAGGCTACGTGGTTGAGCTCTTCATCGGAACCCACCAGGTTGGCGAGCAGCGAGAATGGTGCAGTGACCGCTTTGACGATGATATTGGTCAGTGCCTTGAGAATGACGCTGCCGAAACTGAAATCCGGGTCGTCAACGTCGCCGGACACCTGCACACCCAGATCAATGACTCCATCTTTATCCTGCAAGATGGCGATAGCCAGTGTCAGTGGCAGGCTGGTCGCCAGATCGGACTCGCTCGGCTTACCCAGTTTGAGCTGGTCGATCACCAGATGGTTGTTACCTTCCAGCTGGTTGTTGTCCAGTTTGTAGTTGAGTGCCAGTGAAAGCTGACCTTTATCGATGTAGTAACCCGCGTAGGTACCGGAATACGGGTTAACGGAGGTCAGTTCAACGCTCTTAAACACTAGGTCCAGATCGAGATACGGTTTTTCAATCAGCGGGTTAATTTCACCTTTGAGTGTGACCGGTGCGTACTTATCGATCTTACCTGCGATGTCGACCTGAGCTTTGGTTCCCGGCGTCGACGAAAGGTGACGAATCGAACCCTGCAGTGACTCAATCCCAGATGCAAAGTTTGGCGTTAATGAGTTGTCCGCGAAATACGCCGAGCCATTGACCAGTTTGATGGCCGCAATGTCAATCGCCAGTGGTTGCTCTTTGGATTGGCTGGTGCTGGCTTTGACGCTGACCGCTTGTTTTTGGCTGCCTGACGCAGGTTTGGCCGCCGGCGCCTTGCTTTCAACGACAATGTTACCAATGTTGGTTCGTTTATCTTTGGCAATCATTACCTTAGCGTAAGGCGCATTGAAGGTGATGGTGTTGATTTTCAGCGCGTTTTTCTGAGCATCGAAATTGAGTGAATCGATGTTCATCGCCTGCCATTTCACCAAAGGTTGGTTCTGTAATGTGTCCCGAATGAGCAGATTATCAACCGATGCCGTACCTTGATATGTTGCTTTACCCTGACTGTCTCCGCTGTAGTTACCCGCAGTGGAAAGCTGACCTTTTGATAAATGCAGATTCACGTAAGGTTTGAGATAAGGTTGCAATTGGCTCAGGTCCAGATCGCTGATCGCGAGCTTGCCTTGTGCACTCAGTGCTTTCGCATCGACGCTGCCTGAGGTTTTGATTTCGCCTCGGCTCTTTTCTGGCTGTGAACGGCTACTTGAGCTCAGGGCCAGTGAGACATCATAATCAATGGGTTGGCTGAGATCGCTGACCACAGCACCCGTGGTAACCGACATCGGGAACACGCGCCAGAAGACGCCATCACTTTGTGCGCTCTCCTTGACGTTGATGTCGGTGTCGGTCATGGCAAATTGGTTCAAACGTACCAACCAGCTTGGCGCAGCGTTGTCTGTTGCATTGGTGCTTGTTTTCGGCGCCGCAGCGGTTGGCTCTTTCTTCGCCTGTTTCGGCTCGAACAACGTTTGCAGATCCAATCCCTGACGAGTGAATTGTGCATCCACCCACAGGCCTTTCATCTGAATACCAGCAATGTCGACAACCTGGGTTTCGCTCTTCAGCCCAATGCCGTTGACAGACAGAGAGGGCAGTTTAACTTTCGCTGCTTTACCATCGCTGACAACAAGATTGTTCATGGA includes these proteins:
- a CDS encoding hybrid-cluster NAD(P)-dependent oxidoreductase, coding for MSAWAEQDILELVCARKWAETADCVSFELASPDASVGFDFKPGQFASLGFDIAGQTEYRAYSISSMPQQPVLRFTVKRVAGGKVSGHVLESLSQGDVIRVMKPQGLFNNVDCAARDKVVLISAGCGITPVMSMARSWLEQGNVDIDFLHVARSLTETIYANELEQLGQQYPQFHLKLLLKEAGSTQHAQGRLDQSWLNTLIPDLHQRTVYLCGPVGFMQDVKRYLEALDFDMQHFYQESFTPTVAENTQASVAESVRVRVDAFGADIEAPSESLLLEALETGQLPIIAACRSGICGSCKCRVTSGTVRSHSQETLSADEIEQGYVLACSTVLESDVEIALN
- a CDS encoding EAL domain-containing protein, giving the protein MESSILHALKDKQFSVHFQPIIQASTQKVTGCEALLRWNHPTQGQIPPTIFIPLAERLGFIEQLTDFVIEKALKLIERNPDLMQGKYVSVNIDRSLMCDVAFTYRMVERVMTNSKFAQHIAFEITENGDFTDHELNMVERNFQLLSQAGIRLLVDDFGTGYSGLNFVRQFHFDTLKIDRVFVKNLGHEPHLNNLLMSMLQLAQSLDMQVIVEGVETQEQLDILRELGVDYIQGYLYSKPLPAREFVDYLAGNAQESEGQLSLALS
- a CDS encoding DUF748 domain-containing protein, translated to MPNALSNLAQRFKKAPKYVRYGTYALSAYGLYALTLGLITPAVLQAKVPELLGQQLGRTVVLNEVRINPFLLRARINGFAIQEANGQDAFTQFDQLEVEVSFWKSVFSLTPTVDHVTLTGPKIALQRLSSGEQARFNFSDIVDTLQASTQQTPPETAATSEADSAIPAFRIGNIQIAQGKFHFKDNVTGANLNYDGLNLNLSQFDSQAYSLTLPQNAQDKNTELATAANHYNFVIQGVDSSELSLKGQFQLAPLEIEGDIALKGLTLPPFWPFTADQMKAAVTDGAINFSAHYLAAHHADTLSYQLSDGQFSMNNLVVSDGKAAKVKLPSLSVNGIGLKSETQVVDIAGIQMKGLWVDAQFTRQGLDLQTLFEPKQAKKEPTAAAPKTSTNATDNAAPSWLVRLNQFAMTDTDINVKESAQSDGVFWRVFPMSVTTGAVVSDLSQPIDYDVSLALSSSSRSQPEKSRGEIKTSGSVDAKALSAQGKLAISDLDLSQLQPYLKPYVNLHLSKGQLSTAGNYSGDSQGKATYQGTASVDNLLIRDTLQNQPLVKWQAMNIDSLNFDAQKNALKINTITFNAPYAKVMIAKDKRTNIGNIVVESKAPAAKPASGSQKQAVSVKASTSQSKEQPLAIDIAAIKLVNGSAYFADNSLTPNFASGIESLQGSIRHLSSTPGTKAQVDIAGKIDKYAPVTLKGEINPLIEKPYLDLDLVFKSVELTSVNPYSGTYAGYYIDKGQLSLALNYKLDNNQLEGNNHLVIDQLKLGKPSESDLATSLPLTLAIAILQDKDGVIDLGVQVSGDVDDPDFSFGSVILKALTNIIVKAVTAPFSLLANLVGSDEELNHVAFAFGATELDKDEQERLTKLAEALDSRPGLKLSIAASVSEADDSKALAEMQVQQALQEQSGLDALPTDFSASRISESAPLADAVESLAKKQLGLNIREERNKVEQQLTERAEGKEITKEQIQTTLMLGLYNQLVNSTNITPNQLGNLAEERAKAVKAYLVDQANIAPERVFLLDSKTHLKTEDSGAELTVGAN